A segment of the Georgenia sp. M64 genome:
GCCCGGCCCGGTCGAGCACGAACGTCACGCCGGCCCGGTGCAGGGCGACGTCCATGAGGACCTGGTCGTAGCCGCGGTTGAGGAAGGTCGCGTACAGGGCGACGACGGGGTGGAGCCCGGCGAAGGCCATGCCGGCGGCGGAGGTCACCGCGTGCTGCTCGGCGATGCCCACGTCGAAGACCCGGTCGGGGAACTCCTCGGCGAAGGGGGCCAGGCCCACCGGGGCGAGCATCGCGGCGGTGAGCGCGACGACGTCGGAGCGGCGCCGGGCGATCTCGACGATCTCCTCCGCGAAGACGCTCGTCCACCCGAACCGTGACGGCGCCACCGGGAGACCCGTCTCGGGGTGGATCACCCCCACGGCGTGGAACCGGTCGCGCACGTCCTCCTCGGCGGGCGTGTACCCCCGGCCCTTCTCCGTGATGGCGTGGACGATGACCGGGCCGCCGTAGGCCCGCGCACGGGTGAGGGCGAACTCCATCGCGGTGATGTCGTGCCCGTCGACGGGCCCGACGTACTTGATGCCGAGGCCCTCGAAGAGCCCCTGCGGGGCGATGACGTCCTTGAGGCCCTTCTTCATGCCGTGCAGGGCGTCGAACGCGACGCGCCCCGGGGTCCCCGAGCGCTGGAGCGTCCGCTTGCCCCAGCCGAGGACCTTCTCGTAGCTCGGGGTGGTGCGCAGCGCGTCGAGGTGGTGGGCCAGCCCGCCGATCGTCGGGGCGTAGGAGCGGCCGTTGTCGTTGACGACGATGATGAGGGAGCGGTCCTGGCCGTCGGCGATGTTGTTGAGCGCCTCCCACGCCATGCCACCGGTCAGCGCGCCGTCACCGATGACCGCGACGACGCAGCGGTCATCGAGACCGCGCAGCTCGTTCGCCTTGGCGATGCCGTCGGCCCAGCTCAGCGCGGTGGAGGCGTGGGAGTTCTCCACGATGTCGTGGTCGGACTCGGCCCGGGAGGGGTACCCGGACATCCCGCCGCGGCGGCGCAGGCCGGAGAAGTCCTGCCGGCCGGTGAGGAGCTTGTGGACATAGGCCTGGTGCCCGGTGTCGAAGACGATCCGGTCCACCGGGGAGTCGAAGACCCGGTGCAGCGCGATGGTCAGCTCGACGACGCCGAGGTTGGGTCCCATGTGGCCACCGGTGGCCGAGACCGAGCTGACGAGGAACTCCCGGATCTCCTTGGCCAGGACCTCCAGCTCGGGGGACGTCAGCCGTCGCAGGTCGGCGGGGCGGCGGATGCGCTCCAGCTGGCTCATGGTCGGTCCCTCCCCGGAGCGCGAGGAAACGCACCGGTGCAACACTGTAGGACGCGCGGCGGCCCCGGGCGAGGCCTGAGGGCGTGCGGGTGGTCACCGTCGTTCCGCGCGACGGTCCGCGGCCGACCGACGACGGGCTGGGGCCGAACGACGGCGGCGCCCGACCGACGACGGTGGGCCCGCCCGGAGGTTCCGGAGGGGGCCACCGTCGTCGACGCTCCGGTCAGGCCTTGACGAGCTGCCGCAGGACGTACTGGAGGATGCCGCCGTTGCGGAAGTAGTCCGCCTCGCCGGGGGTGTCGATGCGCACCACCGCGTCGAACTCCACGACCGAGCCGTCCTCCTTGGTGGCGGTGACCTTGACCGTGCGGGGCGTGGTGCCCTCGTTCATCGCGGTCACCCCGGCGACGTCGAACGTCTCCGTGCCGTCCAGGCCGAGGGAGTCGGCGTTCTGCCCGGCGGGGAACTGCAGCGGCAGGACGCCCATGCCGATGAGGTTCGAGCGGTGGATCCGCTCGAAGCTCTCGGTGATGACCGCGCGGACGCCCAGGAGCGCGGTGCCCTTGGCCGCCCAGTCGCGCGACGAGCCGGAGCCGTACTCCTTGCCGCCCAGGATCACCAGGGGCACACCGGCCTCGGCGTAGTCCTGCGCGGCGTCGAAGATCGCGGCCTGCTCCCCCGTGAGGAAGTTCTTCGTGAAGCCGCCCTCGACGCCGTCGAGGAGCTGGTTGCGCAGCCGGATGTTGGCGAAGGTTCCGCGGATCATCACCTCGTGGTTGCCGCGGCGCGAGCCGTAGGAGTTGAAGTCGCGGCGTGCCACCCCGTGCTCGGCGAGGTACTTCCCGGCGGGGCTGTCGGGCTTGATCGACCCGGCCGGCGAGATGTGGTCGGTGGTCACCGAGTCGCCCAGCTTGGCCAGCACCCGCGCACCGGTGATGTCCTGGACGGGCTCGGGGTCGACGCTCATGCCCTCGAAGTACGGGGGCTTGCGCACGTACGTCGAGTCCGGCTGCCAGTCGAAGGTGTCGCCCTCGGGCGTCTCCAGCGCGCGCCAGCGCTCGTCCCCGGCGAAGACGTCGGCGTAGTCCTTGGTAAACATCTCGCGGTCGATCGAGGACGCGATCGTGGCATCGACGTCGGCGGCGGTGGGCCAGATGTCGGCGAGGAAGACGTCCTGGCCGTCCTTGTCCTGCCCCAGCGGCTCACCGGCGAAGTCGAAGTCCATGGTCCCCGCCAGGCCGTAGGCGATGACCAACGGCGGGGAGGCGAGGTAGTTCATCTTCACGTCGGGGTTGATGCGGCCCTCGAAGTTCCGGTTGCCGGAGAGCACCGACGCGACCGAGAGGTCGTTCGCGTTCACGGCGGCGGAGATCTCCTCGGGCAGCGGGCCGGAGTTGCCGATGCACGTGGTGCAGCCGTACCCGACGAGGTGGTAGCCGAGGTTCTCCAGGTAGGGCCACAGGCCCGCCTTGTCGTAGTAGTCGGAGACCACCTTCGACCCGGGCGCCATGGACGTCTTGACCCAGGGCTTGACCTGCAGGCCGCGCTCGACCGCGTTCTTGGCGAGCAGGCCCGCGGCGAGCATGACGGAGGGGTTGGAGGTGTTCGTGCACGAGGTGATCGAGGAGATCACGACGGCGCCGTGGTCGAGCTCGGTCTCGCGGCCGTCGGCCATCGTCACCGGCACCCTCTTCGACACCCGGCCGATGCCCAGGTGCGCGTGGTGGTGGGTCTCGACGTGCTCGACGCCGTCGGTGCCGACCGCGATGGGGTCGGAGGCGGGGAAGGTGTCCTCGACCGCCTCGTCCAGCTCGTTCTCCGCGAACGGCTCCTCGGCGCCCACGTAGTGCGGCAGCGCCTCGGCGAAGGCCGACTTCGCGTCGGTGAGGGCGATGCGGTCCTGCGGGCGCTTGGGCCCGGCGATCGAGGGCACGACCGTGGACAGGTCGAGCTCGAGGTACTCCGAGAACGCGGGCTCGCGGCTCGCGTCGTGCCAGAGGCCCTGCTCCTTGGCGTACGCCTCGACGAGGGCGACCTGCTCCTCCTCGCGCCCGGTCAGGCGCAGGTAGTCCACGGTGACCTGGTCGATCGGGAAGATCGCGGCGGTCGAGCCGAACTCCGGGCTCATGTTGCCGATCGTGGCGCGGTTGGCCAGCGGCACGGCGGCGACGCCCTCGCCGTAGAACTCGACGAACTTCCCGACGACGCCGTGCTCGCGGAGCATCTCGGTGATGGTCAGCACGACGTCGGTGGCGGTGGCGCCGGGCGGGATGGACCCGGAGAGCTTGAAGCCGACCACGCGCGGGATGAGCATCGACACCGGCTGGCCGAGCATGGCGGCCTCCGCCTCGATGCCGCCGACGCCCCACCCGAGCACACCGAGCCCGTTGACCATCGTGGTGTGCGAGTCGGTCCCGACGCAGGTGTCGGGGTAGGCCTGGACGACGCCGCCGACCTCGCGGGTCATCGTCACCCGGGCGAGGTACTCGATGTTGACCTGGTGGACGATGCCGGTGCCGGGCGGGACGACCTTGAAGTCGTCGAACGCCGTCTGGCCCCAGCGCAGGAACTGGTAGCGCTCCTTGTTGCGTCCGTACTCGAGCTCGACGTTGCGCTCGAAGGCGTCCTCGCGGCCGAAGACGTCGATGACGACCGAGTGGTCGATGACGAGCTCGGCCGGGGCCAGCGGGTTGATGCGCGCCGGGTCGCCGCCGAGCTCGGCGACGGCCTCGCGCATGGTCGCGAGGTCGACGACGCAGGGCACGCCGGTGAAGTCCTGCATGACCACGCGGGCCGGGGTGAACTGGATCTCGGTGCTGGGCTGTGCCGTCGGGTCCCACGTGGCGAGGGCGCGGACGTGGTCGGCGGTGACGTTCTTGCCGTCCTCGGTGCGCAGGAGGTTCTCCGCGAGGACCTTGAGGCTGTACGGGAGGCGGTCGAGACCCTCGACGGCGGCGAGCCGGAAGATCTCGTAGCTCTTCTCGCCCACCTCGAGGGTTCCCCTGGACTTGAAGCTGTCAGTGCTCACTTGTGCTCCTCGGCTCGTGCTGGCGCGTGCGGTGCGCGTCTGTGCGCCTGCGGCCATCGTTCCACGGCCCCCACCACACCCTCTTATATCTCGATGTCAAGATAGTTCCTCGTCCGGGGTGTGTCCACCGACACGCCTCACGGGCGGCGCAGCGTGACGACGACCTCGAAGTGGTGCGTGTGCGGGAAGAGGTCGAACGCCCGGACCGCGGTGGGGACGTAGCCGTGGTCGCGGGCGGCCCGCAGGTCGCGGGCCAGGGCGGCGGGGTCGCACGCCACGTGGACGACCCGGTCGGCGCCCAGCGCGGCCACGGCCGCCATGACGCCGGGGCCGGCGCCGGTGCGCGGCGGGTCCAGGACCACGACGTCGGCCCCGGCCCCGGCGGCGACGGCCGCCGGGTCGACGCGTCCGTGGTGGAGCGTGGCCCACGGCTGGTCGTGGAGGTTGCGCCGGGCGTCGCGGACGGCGTCGGCGGCCCCCTCCACCGTGAGGACCCCGCCGGCCGGGCCCACGGCGAGGGCCAGCGGC
Coding sequences within it:
- a CDS encoding aconitate hydratase: MSTDSFKSRGTLEVGEKSYEIFRLAAVEGLDRLPYSLKVLAENLLRTEDGKNVTADHVRALATWDPTAQPSTEIQFTPARVVMQDFTGVPCVVDLATMREAVAELGGDPARINPLAPAELVIDHSVVIDVFGREDAFERNVELEYGRNKERYQFLRWGQTAFDDFKVVPPGTGIVHQVNIEYLARVTMTREVGGVVQAYPDTCVGTDSHTTMVNGLGVLGWGVGGIEAEAAMLGQPVSMLIPRVVGFKLSGSIPPGATATDVVLTITEMLREHGVVGKFVEFYGEGVAAVPLANRATIGNMSPEFGSTAAIFPIDQVTVDYLRLTGREEEQVALVEAYAKEQGLWHDASREPAFSEYLELDLSTVVPSIAGPKRPQDRIALTDAKSAFAEALPHYVGAEEPFAENELDEAVEDTFPASDPIAVGTDGVEHVETHHHAHLGIGRVSKRVPVTMADGRETELDHGAVVISSITSCTNTSNPSVMLAAGLLAKNAVERGLQVKPWVKTSMAPGSKVVSDYYDKAGLWPYLENLGYHLVGYGCTTCIGNSGPLPEEISAAVNANDLSVASVLSGNRNFEGRINPDVKMNYLASPPLVIAYGLAGTMDFDFAGEPLGQDKDGQDVFLADIWPTAADVDATIASSIDREMFTKDYADVFAGDERWRALETPEGDTFDWQPDSTYVRKPPYFEGMSVDPEPVQDITGARVLAKLGDSVTTDHISPAGSIKPDSPAGKYLAEHGVARRDFNSYGSRRGNHEVMIRGTFANIRLRNQLLDGVEGGFTKNFLTGEQAAIFDAAQDYAEAGVPLVILGGKEYGSGSSRDWAAKGTALLGVRAVITESFERIHRSNLIGMGVLPLQFPAGQNADSLGLDGTETFDVAGVTAMNEGTTPRTVKVTATKEDGSVVEFDAVVRIDTPGEADYFRNGGILQYVLRQLVKA
- the dxs gene encoding 1-deoxy-D-xylulose-5-phosphate synthase, whose protein sequence is MSQLERIRRPADLRRLTSPELEVLAKEIREFLVSSVSATGGHMGPNLGVVELTIALHRVFDSPVDRIVFDTGHQAYVHKLLTGRQDFSGLRRRGGMSGYPSRAESDHDIVENSHASTALSWADGIAKANELRGLDDRCVVAVIGDGALTGGMAWEALNNIADGQDRSLIIVVNDNGRSYAPTIGGLAHHLDALRTTPSYEKVLGWGKRTLQRSGTPGRVAFDALHGMKKGLKDVIAPQGLFEGLGIKYVGPVDGHDITAMEFALTRARAYGGPVIVHAITEKGRGYTPAEEDVRDRFHAVGVIHPETGLPVAPSRFGWTSVFAEEIVEIARRRSDVVALTAAMLAPVGLAPFAEEFPDRVFDVGIAEQHAVTSAAGMAFAGLHPVVALYATFLNRGYDQVLMDVALHRAGVTFVLDRAGLTGDDGASHNGMWDMALLRTVPGLRLAAPRDAETLRAELREAVAVEDGPTVVRYPKGAVPEELPALARQGSVDVLARHAGTPRVLVVGVGAMARTAVEVGAALNAQGIGSTVVDPRWVLPVAADLVDLAARHDLVVTVEDGLVTAGVGSALRDAVAGAGWDVPVRSHGIPLRFLEHASRGELVEDFHLRGQDIARETAASVASLPALPSRVDATEV